A segment of the Candida albicans SC5314 chromosome 2, complete sequence genome:
TCGAGAGTATCTATATGGAAGTCACAAGAGTGGTTGAGTATACTAGCAGAGTCATGTGCAAGTGACCAAGCAGTTACTATGAATTGTGCACTGAATGTGTCATGGGGTCATTCTCTTGTATTTTTGCCATTGTTGATTTCCATATAAGTACTTAAGATTACTCACAAATTTTACAAAGTAGCAAACCAATTCAATAGAAATTGGCATTAATTTAGGATTTAGTTAGTTTTGATTAAtgtattttatttttgttataTATACTATCATGTCCTGTAAAGTCTAAACAAACACTACTCTTGAATTTTGTCCACTGGTCGACCAGAATGCCTTAAATCAACAGAGAATAATACCGTCGAGTAACCATAATATAAACtcttttgataaaatataCCCACTTATTGTATTATTGGCCATTTTCTGAAAATGTTGTTGGAGCTCTAGTAGTTTGGGTACTTTATTGGACCAAAAATCAACAGAAACTTTAACCAAATAATTAACCTCAAGTTCCAGTTTAATGGTATTACATTCCAAGAGAATTTTGCTGTAGTGGACAGCTTCCATAAGAAATTAATACTTGGTATACCTTTCATAAGGAAATTCCATGCTCATTTAGACTTTGGAAGCAAAACGTTTTTTGGGGCTGCTCAGTTTGATGAAATTCCATTAATGGATATAGAGGAATTTTTGGTTGAAGCTAGAAAAGGTCAAGTTAGTATGTTGTTTCCTAATACtgaagaagacgaagacATAGGTggtattgttgataataaaaaggATATCATGTCATTGGTTAAGGGTACAAACAAGAGCTATTTTGCTGAATTAATTGGAAACTATCAGGATATTTTCGAAAGTGAGTTAGATCAGAAGCCACCCCTGCGTGGGAGCTGGGATCCAAAAATTGAGGTGGTACCCCATATTAGTCCTCCAGCTACTGCACAGTACCCGCTTTCAGTTCCAGAACAAGAATAATTACATTACCAAGTGAAAAAGATGTTGGAAACTagattgattttgtttgaatGTATGCAGTATCACAGAGTTATTCTTCCGAGctaattaaataattaataaacaataactTTGTTTGTGTACATATATTTCTGTATAAACTTATTTGTTCGCTATATAACTAGTTGTTAATAAAGAAGACATATGGTCTCCCCTTGTGTAAAGTAAACTTTCGTCGTATAGACCTTTCATGATGTTTGTCCTGATTATCAAGACGTCCTAAAAAATTTCGATCGGAAATTAATACTTGGTATGCCGTTCATACGAAAATTCCATACGATGCTACCAACTAATGTATATCTTGACTTGATGGACCTAAGGAGAAGGGAAATTTCTGACCCTTATATAGACCAAAAACTAGAGTGACGAGGAACCATCAGGCCACTCAGTAAACAACTAATTTAGTAATATCAAGAACTCGTCTAACGAGGctgtaaaaaaaataccgAAAGTGGAAATAGAAAATAGCTCAAATGCCAAGAGGGCATTTAACCACCAAggtaataaacaaataataaaagcAAGCCTTGTAAATTAGACGACCCGGAAGGCTTATTATACTAAATTGTCAACCGAGTCCTTTAATAGCTCAGTTGCAAGAATGGTTTAGTGGTAAAATCCAACGTTGCCATCGTTGGGCCCCGGGTTCGATTCCCGGTTCTtgcatttgttttttgcttgtcttttctttttctacAACTCAATATGAGCTCACAACATCCAGATCCAGTTTGAACATTCCCAGATTtacctttctttttttttaaaaaaaaactctaTTAATTCACACTATTACAAATATTATACAAGATTACATAGATTTGTGTCCTCCCGATAACTTTTCAAACCTCATTTTCTCATTTATAATTCTTTTATAAACTGGCgatttttgtaattgttcAAGTGCCATAAACCTTTCAAATACAGTTGCATTCTCACCTGTAAAATCACTGTCTTCTTCCAAATCACTTACTTCACTTTCTGAACTAGTTTTGgatatttttggtttctttgGTAGCACTGGTGGTGTCACACTACTTGCTGCTCTTTTTGTGACCTTCGACGGATTAGAAATAACTGGTGTTGTGGACGATCTAGACAGCAACAGCACTAGAGAACTGctctttttgatttttggaattgccaaatttggtttgacaacttctttcttctcttcCAAAACTGGTTTCTTATTCCTATCCTCAGTCACACCATTTGTAGGTTTCTCAAGATCTTTTGGTCGCTCCACCGATTTGTTTCTTGTTGGTTGTGCCTGAGTACTATTTGAAGTCAACGGTCTTCCAAACATGTCAGTTGGTCGACGAGCCCTTGCTCTTGGTGGTTCCACATCGGTAGTAGTACGGATACCATTTGAAACTTGCTTCCTCTCGAGCGAACTTTCTCTAGATGCAACCTTTGGAGCCGATGGTTTACTAATGAGATCTGCCTTTGATTGTGAAATAGACAGGAGTTTTGACGGAGATGGAGATTTTGATCCTCTGGAGACGTTTATTGGTTGATAGTTATCATACTTTTTCAGCAAAGACTCTGTACCACTGTGTTCCCGAAGTTTTGCTGTGGTAGTTTTTGGAATGTAAGTATCCATTCCACCTGCATCAAGCCTATTTTGAATATCCCTCCGTCTTTGTTCTTGTCTTGTAGCCAGTTCAAACTCTCCTCTAACATCGTTGGAatctttattatcatttcgTATTCTCGGTTCATAATGGTCCCTACGTGCTCTTGGTTCATAATGGTCGATATAGTCTGATTTCCCGGAACTAAAACTTGTTTCTTTACCtccaacaccaccaccaaaagtAGAATGGTCTGCATTATACCTCGATTCCGAATGATTGTCGTAACGTATTTCAGTTGGAGGCTTCAACTCACTAACAGCTTGTTCtttatctttcaattttttaaatcgttctttatcaatttcgtgactttcttcaaatttagGCATTTGGGTTGgtaataatggtaatggaTCAGTACTGAAAAACTTGTGATTCAAAGCATCCAAGGCATTAAGTCTCTTGAAAGGATCTAATGTTAACAATCCACTTAACAAGTCAATAGCTTCAGTAGGCATGATACTAGCAAACTTTGCTTCAAGACTTCGTTTACAAGCCAAGCCACAACTATACTCATTTTTATTGGGTAGTTTTGCAGCATCAGTCCATGTCAAAGGTGATCCAACCAACTCAAATACAATTTGTGCTTGATGAGAATCTGATTTCCCTACCAAAATTGGTTTCCCAGTGAATAATTCGGCAAATACACATCCAATCCCCCAAAGATCAACTGCAGTAgtatattttctttctcctAGTAATATTTCTGGTGGTCGATACCATCTAGTTACAACCAATCCAGTATATGCTTTTTCTCCTCCACCAGGACCCATCCCCAATCTCGGTACGTTACCATGATATATTCTTGCTAAACCGAAATCTgcaattttcaaaacacCATCTTGACCGATTAAAATGTTAGCTGCTTTAATGTCTCGATGCAAAAACTTTTGGTTGTGTACATATTGAATACctttcaataattgttgCATGATACATTTTATTTGTCCAAGTTCAAGTTTAATTTTCGGGTTCTCTAGTAATCCAACAAGATCACTCGACATGTATGGGGTTACAGTATAAAAAGAACCCCTCATAGTAATAATATCTGTTCGATTGCTCATTTTGGGTTCTTCAAATATCATATCCTGTATggttaaaatatttttatgatttaattgtttcaaaatgGTAATTTCTCGCATGGCAGTGATTGGGAATCCTTCCTTTGCAGAATGgttaatcaattgtttaattgcAACTAACAGGCCATcttttttggattttgcTTTTTGAACAACTCCAAATGTTCCTTGACCTAGTTTCTCTATCACTTCATAATCTTTCAATCGAGACATTTCATGAATATGACCTTCTGAATCCGGAGCGATATTTATTGGTACGCTCGGTGTATCGTATTGCCTTTGATCATTTGACCTCGGCACATGATGGCCAGCAATAACAGacatattttctttttttttttttaaaaaaaaaaMCACCCACTAAGTAGATATATAAATGACTATAATTGTGTATATATGTAATATTctgaaataaaaaagttgTGGTAATGAAATACTTGACCTGTGTGAATAAAAACTAGGATTGCAAAGTCACTTCACAATCAACATTAAtcccaaaatttttaagAATATAGAAGAGACAAAgcggaaaaaaaaaaaaaaataaagtaagacacaacaacaacaataactacatcaccaaaattatcattttttctcttttgcTGTGCTTTCTTTACACAATCTGATTAAATTCTGCATATTTTTGAACATTCTCACACGACAGATACCTTTTTATTAAAGAGATATCAATATACAAAAAAGGGAacacattttttttcatgtaaggttaaaaaattaatgcAAATCATATTTACTATACTAGACTGAGCTATACGGTTGGTTTCGATTTAGCAAACTTGGAATgcttctttcttt
Coding sequences within it:
- the CRK1 gene encoding cyclin-dependent serine/threonine protein kinase (Protein kinase of the Cdc2 subfamily involved in hyphal development, virulence; promotes hyphal development independently of Cph1 and Efg1; functionally complements pheromone hypersensitivity of S. cerevisiae sgv1 mutant; Hap43p-repressed), with product MSVIAGHHVPRSNDQRQYDTPSVPINIAPDSEGHIHEMSRLKDYEVIEKLGQGTFGVVQKAKSKKDGSLVAIKQLINHSAKEGFPITAMREITILKQLNHKNILTIQDMIFEEPKMSNRTDIITMRGSFYTVTPYMSSDLVGLLENPKIKLELGQIKCIMQQLLKGIQYVHNQKFLHRDIKAANILIGQDGVLKIADFGLARIYHGNVPRLGMGPGGGEKAYTGLVVTRWYRPPEILLGERKYTTAVDLWGIGCVFAELFTGKPILVGKSDSHQAQIVFELVGSPLTWTDAAKLPNKNEYSCGLACKRSLEAKFASIMPTEAIDLLSGLLTLDPFKRLNALDALNHKFFSTDPLPLLPTQMPKFEESHEIDKERFKKLKDKEQAVSELKPPTEIRYDNHSESRYNADHSTFGGGVGGKETSFSSGKSDYIDHYEPRARRDHYEPRIRNDNKDSNDVRGEFESATRQEQRRRDIQNRLDAGGMDTYIPKTTTAKLREHSGTESLSKKYDNYQPINVSRGSKSPSPSKLSSISQSKADLISKPSAPKVASRESSLERKQVSNGIRTTTDVEPPRARARRPTDMFGRPLTSNSTQAQPTRNKSVERPKDLEKPTNGVTEDRNKKPVLEEKKEVVKPNLAIPKIKKSSSLVSLSSRSSTTPVISNPSKVTKRAASSVTPPVLPKKPKISKTSSESEVSDLEEDSDFTGENATVFERFMALEQLQKSPVYKRIINEKMRFEKLSGGHKSM